The following coding sequences lie in one Arachis ipaensis cultivar K30076 chromosome B03, Araip1.1, whole genome shotgun sequence genomic window:
- the LOC107632249 gene encoding uncharacterized protein LOC107632249 produces the protein MTTLGFGAEALSYDHTVSIECLTHPHKPQYNGGIIQNPELNNGSQGWIQFGESAIQHRESLGNKYIVALERKQTYDSVSQKVFLQKNKHYALSAWIQVNEGNNVEVTAMVKTRKGIKFAGATIAKSNCWSMIKGGLTTDTSGIAKLYFESKNTDVEIWVDSVSLQPFTEEEWKSHQDYNIEKARKRKVSIQILDKEGKPLRNASVSLQQTRARFPFGSAIDKSILNNPAYQKWFLQRFTVTTFTNEMKWYSTESVRGREDYSAADAMLGFARRNRIAVRGHNIFWDDPKFQPGWVPSLSPQELNIAVQKRLQSVVSRYRGQVIHWDVVNENMHFSFFESKLGQDFSAKVFSVAHGIDPRATLFLNEFNTIEDNRDNAANPARYIQKLRQIQNYPTFKSRGGVVGIGLEAHFPNFPPNLPYMRASIDQLVATRSPVWITEIDVAPQNSQVQSFEQVLREAHSHPGVQGIIMWTARSPQGCYRICLTDNNFNNLPGGVVVDKLLHEWGLRPFSANTDHNGFIHVSLFHGDYKLEINHPLINNNNYSFTHHLQVNPIHHHHHNNGSHLTTQIVKLSV, from the exons ATGACAACACTAGGTTTTGGAGCTGAAGCTTTATCCTATGATCACACTGTCAGCATTGAA TGTTTGACACACCCTCATAAGCCACAGTAcaatggaggaatcatccaaaacCCAGAACTGAATAATGGATCACAAGGTTGGATTCAATTTGGTGAATCAGCAATACAACATAGAGAATCATTAGGGAACAAATACATTGTGGCACTTGAAAGAAAGCAAACTTATGATAGTGTCTCCCAGAAGGTTTTCTTGCAAAAGAACAAGCACTATGCTTTATCTG CTTGGATACAAGTGAATGAGGGAAATAATGTTGAAGTAACAGCAATGGTTAAAACAAGGAAAGGGATAAAATTTGCTGGTGCCACAATTGCTAAGTCTAATTGCTGGTCTATGATAAAGGGTGGTCTCACAACAGATACATCAGGAATTGCTAAACTCTATTTTGAA AGCAAGAATACTGATGTGGAAATATGGGTGGACAGCGTTTCCTTACAACCCTTCACAGAAGAGGAATGGAAGTCTCATCAAGATTACAATATTGAAAAG GCAAGAAAGAGAAAGGTATCAATCCAAATATTGGATAAAGAAGGAAAACCTCTTAGAAATGCAAGTGTATCACTTCAACAAACAAGGGCACGCTTCCCATTTGGAAGCGCAATAGACAAATCCATTCTCAACAACCCTGCATACCAAAAATGGTTCCTCCAAAGGTTCACAGTCACAACATTCACCAATGAAATGAAATGGTACAGCACAGAATCCGTCCGGGGCCGGGAGGACTACTCGGCCGCGGACGCGATGCTAGGCTTTGCCAGGAGAAACCGCATTGCTGTTAGAGGCCACAACATATTTTGGGATGACCCCAAATTCCAACCTGGTTGGGTCCCTTCACTTTCACCACAAGAACTCAATATAGCAGTGCAGAAGAGGCTTCAATCTGTTGTTTCAAGATACAGAGGCCAAGTTATTCATTGGGATGTTGTTAATGAGAACATGCATTTTTCATTCTTTGAGAGTAAACTTGGACAAGATTTTTCAGCTAAGGTTTTCAGTGTGGCTCATGGGATTGATCCACGTGCTACATTGTTCTTGAATGAGTTTAACACAATTGAGGATAATAGAGATAATGCAGCAAACCCTGCAAGGTATATTCAGAAGCTTAGACAGATTCAAAATTATCCTACTTTTAAGAGCAGGGGAGGAGTTGTTGGAATTGGCCTTGAAGCACATTTTCCTAATTTTCCTCCTAATCTGCCATACATGAGAGCTTCCATTGATCAACTTGTTGCCACTCGTTCACCAGTTTGGATCACAGAAATTGATGTTGCACCCCAAAATAGTCAG GTGCAATCCTTTGAACAAGTTCTAAGAGAAGCACATTCTCACCCTGGTGTCCAAGGAATTATAATGTGGACAGCAAGATCACCACAAGGTTGCTACAGAATTTGTTTAACAGACAACAATTTCAACAACTTGCCTGGAGGTGTTGTTGTGGACAAGCTTCTTCATGAATGGGGCCTCAGACCATTCTCAGCAAACACTGATCACAATGGCTTCATTCATGTTTCTCTTTTCCATGGAGATTACAAGCTGGAAATCAATCACcctctcatcaacaacaacaattactCTTTCACTCACCACCTTCAAGTGAATCcaatacatcatcatcatcataataatgGGTCCCACTTAACTACACAGATTGTTAAGCTTTCTGTCTAG
- the LOC107628745 gene encoding inactive leucine-rich repeat receptor-like serine/threonine-protein kinase At1g60630: MGRKRTRSSVFYSVFFVSVLCFLSQLATSEDDSQALLALKSSIDALNKLPWRPGSDVCTWQGVKDCFNGRVRKLVIEYSNLTGTLESKILNRLDQLRVLSFKGNSLSGQIPQLSSLVNLKSIFLNDNNFSGEFPASVSDLHRVKVIVLSGNRISGDIPASLLNLRRLYMLYLEDNLFTGKIPGFNQTSLRYLNVSNNKLSGEIPATPALVRFNASSFSGNTNLCGDQVHVPCKSNILLPPSMSPSSSTVPTTAKKKTSSNRTKLIKIIGGTVGGVVLLLIVLVLVFFTICRNRRKRVGAGARRKGNGVGSVEEVEDVGGGGGGGGGGGSSGNNEGKQGGFAWEGEGLGKLVFLGAGDNREMSYTLEDLLKASAETLGRGIMGSTYKAVMESGFIVTVKRLKDARYPNLDEFKAHIEVLGRLRHPNLVPLRAYFQAKEERLLVYDYFPNGSLFSLIHGSKTSGGGKPLHWTSCLKIAEDLATGLLYIHQNPGLTHGNLKSSNVLLGSDFESCLTDYGLTMFLNPDSMDEPSATSLFYRAPECRSFQRSHTQPADVYSFGVLLLELLTGKTPFQDLVQEHGSDIPRWVKSVREEETESGDDPSSGNEASEEKLQALLNIAMACVSLVPENRPTMREVLKMIRDTRGEAQVSSNSSDHSPGRWSDTVQSFPREEHLSI, translated from the exons ATgggaagaaaaagaacaagatCCTCTGTTTTCTACTctgttttcttcgtctctgttcTCTGTTTTCTCTCTCAACTTGCAACCTCAGAGGACGATTCCCAAGCGCTTTTGGCACTGAAATCTTCCATAGACGCACTCAACAAGCTTCCATGGCGACCAGGCAGCGATGTCTGCACATGGCAAGGTGTCAAAGACTGCTTCAATGGAAGGGTAAGAAAGCTTGTTATAGAATACTCCAACCTCACCGGAACCTTAGAATCGAAGATCCTGAACCGTTTGGATCAGCTTCGAGTTCTAAGCTTCAAAGGGAACTCACTCTCTGGTCAAATTCCACAACTTTCAAGCTTGGTCAACCTCAAATCAATTTTCCTAAACGACAACAACTTCTCCGGAGAGTTTCCGGCCTCTGTTTCCGACCTCCACCGTGTAAAAGTCATAGTTTTGTCAGGGAACAGAATCTCCGGCGACATTCCGGCGTCGTTGCTGAATCTCCGGCGACTCTACATGCTCTACTTGGAGGACAACTTGTTCACCGGGAAAATCCCGGGGTTCAACCAAACAAGTCTCAGGTACTTAAACGTTTCGAATAACAAACTCTCCGGCGAGATCCCGGCGACTCCGGCATTGGTACGGTTCAATGCATCTTCGTTTTCCGGCAACACTAATCTCTGCGGCGATCAAGTCCACGTGCCATGCAAAAGTAACATCCTTTTGCCTCCTTCTATGAGCCCAAGTTCCTCCACGGTTCCAACAACAGCAAAGAAAAAAACATCATCGAACCGCACGAAACTAATCAAGATTATTGGAGGAACCGTTGGTGGTGTTGTTTTGTTGCTCATTGTTTTGGTTCTTGTCTTCTTCACCATTTGTAGAAACCGTAGGAAGAGGGTAGGTGCTGGAGCTAGAAGGAAAGGAAATGGGGTTGGAAGTGTGGAGGAAGTTGAAGATGTTGGCGGCGGAGGAGGCGGCGGCGGGGGCGGTGGCAGCAGTGGTAACAACGAAGGGAAACAAGGTGGTTTTGCATGGGAAGGTGAGGGTCTAGGGAAGTTGGTGTTCTTAGGAGCAGGGGATAATAGGGAAATGAGTTACACACTAGAGGATTTGCTTAAGGCTTCAGCTGAGACACTTGGGAGGGGCATTATGGGAAGTACATATAAGGCAGTTATGGAATCAGGGTTTATTGTAACTGTTAAGAGATTGAAGGATGCTAGGTACCCTAATTTGGATGAGTTTAAGGCACATATTGAAGTTCTTGGTAGGCTTAGGCACCCTAATTTGGTCCCACTTAGGGCTTATTTTCAGGCTAAGGAGGAAAGGCTTCTTGTTTATGATTATTTCCCTAATGGCAGCCTCTTCTCTCTCATTCATG GATCAAAAACATCCGGTGGAGGAAAGCCTCTTCATTGGACATCCTGCCTCAAAATCGCCGAAGATCTCGCCACCGGCCTACTCTACATCCACCAAAACCCCGGCTTAACTCATGGAAACCTTAAATCTTCTAATGTCTTGCTGGGTTCGGACTTCGAATCCTGTCTTACTGACTATGGACTCACCATGTTCCTTAACCCTGACTCAATGGATGAACCAAGTGCCACCTCTTTATTCTACAGAGCACCCGAATGCAGAAGCTTCCAGAGGTCTCACACGCAACCGGCCGATGTATACAGCTTCGGAGTCCTTCTCCTGGAACTCTTAACAGGAAAAACACCCTTCCAAGACCTTGTCCAAGAACACGGCTCGGATATACCAAGATGGGTTAAATCGGTTCGTGAGGAAGAGACAGAGTCCGGGGATGATCCTTCCTCGGGCAATGAAGCGTCCGAAGAGAAGCTTCAAGCTCTCTTGAACATTGCAATGGCATGTGTTTCGCTTGTGCCGGAGAACCGGCCTACGATGAGGGAAGTTCTGAAGATGATAAGAGACACAAGAGGGGAAGCTCAGGTATCATCAAATAGTAGTGATCATTCACCAGGTAGATGGTCAGATACAGTTCAAAGCTTTCCAAGGGAAGAACACTTGAGCATATGA